The genomic region GCTCTCCTACGATGACGGAGACGACTCTGCCTACACCAACTCCTGGTACGTGGGTCTCGAGTGGGACGACGTCTTCCTGGAAGGCAACTCCTTCGGTATGGCCGTTGGTCAGCCCACCTACGTTGTCTCCATCGACGACGATGCCTACGACGAAGGTGCAGGCTACGCCTGGGAATTCTTCTACAAGTTCCAGGTCACCGACAACATCACCGTCACCCCGGCCATCCACTACCTGAGCAAGCCCTTCCCTTCTCAGAACTCCAATGGCATGAACGCCATGAGTGGCCTGGTCAAGACCACCTTCAAGTTCTGATCACTGGTTTTGAGGCTCCTTATGGAGTCTCAATCCATTCAGATTTTCCAGCTCTCCACTTCGGTGGGGAGCTTTTTTTGCGGCTTAACCCTTTGTAGATGGTCTTAACCGATACCTAAACAACTCTTGAGTTGCCCTTACTGCCAGGGCGAAGTCGTGCCCATAGCGTGAGGCCGCTGGCATGTCTTGCCGGCACTTTTCTCTTGGTGTGAGAACCCAAATGAAGCTTTTCCAGCAACTGCTGGTGGCTCCTGCTGCCCTTGGCCTTCTGGCCAGTGGCGCAAATGCCGCCGAGCTGAACATCAACGGCGTTTCTGATTACGCCTCTTCCGCTGATCAGGTGACCAGCGTCACCCAGTTCTCCGACGTCTACCCCACCGACTGGGCCTATCAGGCTCTGGCGAACCTGGTGGAGCAGTACGGCTGCGTGGCTGGCTACCCCAACGGCACCTTCCGTGGCAACCGGGCCATGACCCGCTACGAAGCGGCTGCCCTGTTGAACGCTTGCCTCGACCGGATCACTGAAGTGACCGACGAGCTGCGTCGCCTGCTCAAGGAATTCGAAACCGAGCTGGCCATCCTCAAGGGTCGCGTTGACGGCCTCGAGGCCCGTGTTGGCGAACTGGAAGCAACTCAGTTCTCCACCACCACCAAACTCAAAGCCAAAACCGTCTGGGTCGCTGGTGCGACACGCGCCAAAGGTGACAACTACAACACCGGTGGCGAGAAAGGTGCACGTGATGCCTACAACGCTGATTACGGCGGCTTCTCCTTCAGCTACGACCTCCGTCTTGGCCTGAAGACCTCCTTCAGCGGTAAGGATCTGCTCTACACCCGCCTGCGTGCGGGCAACATGGGCGACACCAGCGTGTGGGACGGCAACGGCGTCAGCCTGAACAAACTCGACACTGCTGCTCCTGGCGGCAACATCGTCGAGATTGATCGTATCTATTACCGCTTCCCCCTCGGCGACAGCTTCACCATCCAGGTCGGTCCTCTGACCCGGAACACCGAGATGATGGGCTACAAGGCCACGGCTTACGCCAAAGGCGGCACCAAAATCCTCGATTTCTTCGGTGGTTCCCTGGGTACCCCCGGCGTCTGGAACAAGGAAACCGGTGGTGGCTTCGGTGCCGTCTACAGCAACAAGAAGCAGGTGGAGAAGGGCAACCCCTACTTCACCGTCGCTGCGAACTACGTTGCTGATTCCGGTGAGGCCAATGACAGCAACCCCAACACGGGTGGCTTCATGACCGACAACTCCGAAGGCAACATCACCACTCAGATTGCCTATGGCAACAAGCAGTGGGGCTTTGCCGCCGGTTATCGCTACGGCCAGTGCGGCGCCAAGTTCCGCACCGGTACGGAGTACGCCGTTGGCGACAAGTTCGGCACACCTTGCACCGTTACTAACGCTGATGGTGAAAGCGTGCGATCCGGTGCACAAAGCAACAGCGTCTCGCTGCATGGCTTCTGGCGTCCCGAAGATTCTGGTTGGATGCCTTCCATCAGCGCTGGTGTGGGTAAGTCCTTCCTGAGCGGCAATAGCGATTGGGATGACGCCACCAACAAGCGCGGCATGGCCAGCTGGATGGTGGGCCTCACCTGGAACGATGTCCTTCTTGAAGGCAATGCTCTGGGTTATGCCGTGGGTCAGCCCCAGTTCGTCTACGACGTCGAGGATGGCTTTGTGGCTGATGGCGGTTACGCCATGGAGCTCTGGTACAGCTTCCAGGTCACCGACAACATCCAGATCACCCCAGCCATCTACTGGCTCAGCCGTCCCTTCGGTGACGAAACCCAGAACGTCAA from Synechococcus sp. UW69 harbors:
- a CDS encoding iron uptake porin gives rise to the protein MKLFQQLLVAPAALGLLASGANAAELNINGVSDYASSADQVTSVTQFSDVYPTDWAYQALANLVEQYGCVAGYPNGTFRGNRAMTRYEAAALLNACLDRITEVTDELRRLLKEFETELAILKGRVDGLEARVGELEATQFSTTTKLKAKTVWVAGATRAKGDNYNTGGEKGARDAYNADYGGFSFSYDLRLGLKTSFSGKDLLYTRLRAGNMGDTSVWDGNGVSLNKLDTAAPGGNIVEIDRIYYRFPLGDSFTIQVGPLTRNTEMMGYKATAYAKGGTKILDFFGGSLGTPGVWNKETGGGFGAVYSNKKQVEKGNPYFTVAANYVADSGEANDSNPNTGGFMTDNSEGNITTQIAYGNKQWGFAAGYRYGQCGAKFRTGTEYAVGDKFGTPCTVTNADGESVRSGAQSNSVSLHGFWRPEDSGWMPSISAGVGKSFLSGNSDWDDATNKRGMASWMVGLTWNDVLLEGNALGYAVGQPQFVYDVEDGFVADGGYAMELWYSFQVTDNIQITPAIYWLSRPFGDETQNVNGDYKSLGVFGGLVQTTFKF